From Solwaraspora sp. WMMD1047, the proteins below share one genomic window:
- a CDS encoding C39 family peptidase: MVRAPVGVWVVVHPRMEGVGLMTVFQTEKRFGVVARRAVLGVAGLAFAGGIVAAPVAAQAAPERPPVVASAQQRDAGVKEVRYEYRKQENYYYCGPAATRIALTAAGAAPSQDEVAKLLGTTEAGTNSAEDVTRVLNGGGAGRDDDRDRDRGDDRDRGRDRGDRDRDRGRDERRGDRHRDGRGVYKTVTVEGPSASAAATERLSADVVAAVDAGRAVVANIKGTATDVDGGVHAYEGGHYLTIVGYRDGGGVVKIADPYDPVGEYWVTADEMADWMADRGYSA; the protein is encoded by the coding sequence ATGGTCCGCGCGCCGGTGGGTGTGTGGGTGGTCGTCCATCCCCGGATGGAAGGTGTGGGTCTGATGACTGTTTTCCAGACTGAGAAGCGTTTTGGTGTGGTGGCTCGGCGGGCGGTGTTGGGTGTCGCGGGTCTGGCGTTCGCTGGTGGGATCGTGGCGGCGCCGGTGGCGGCGCAGGCGGCGCCGGAGCGGCCGCCGGTGGTGGCGTCGGCGCAGCAGCGTGACGCTGGGGTGAAGGAAGTGCGGTATGAGTACCGTAAGCAGGAGAACTATTACTACTGTGGGCCGGCGGCGACGCGGATCGCGTTGACGGCGGCTGGTGCGGCGCCGTCGCAGGATGAGGTGGCGAAGCTGTTGGGTACGACCGAGGCGGGGACGAATTCCGCTGAGGATGTGACCCGGGTGCTCAATGGTGGCGGTGCGGGCCGGGATGACGACCGGGACCGGGATCGCGGCGACGACCGGGATCGTGGTCGGGATCGTGGCGACCGGGATCGGGATCGTGGGCGTGATGAGCGGCGCGGCGACCGGCACCGGGATGGTCGTGGGGTGTACAAGACGGTGACGGTTGAGGGTCCGTCGGCCAGTGCGGCGGCGACCGAGCGGTTGTCGGCTGATGTGGTGGCCGCGGTGGATGCCGGTCGTGCGGTGGTGGCGAACATCAAGGGCACGGCGACCGATGTCGATGGTGGTGTGCATGCGTACGAGGGTGGGCACTACCTGACGATCGTGGGGTACCGCGATGGCGGCGGTGTCGTGAAGATCGCCGACCCGTACGACCCGGTGGGTGAGTACTGGGTCACCGCCGACGAGATGGCGGACTGGATGGCCGACCGCGGCTACTCCGCCTGA
- a CDS encoding VTT domain-containing protein: MTPVALQALGPDWLDPEFLISTFGLIGVLAIVFAESGLLIGFFLPGDSLLFTTGLLVADGQYLRYPLWLVCLLITISAIAGDQVGYLFGRKVGPALFRRPNSKLFKQENLLKAHDFFEKYGARSIVLARFVPIVRTFTPIVAGVSRMNYRTFVVYNVVGGILWGTGVTVLGYFLGQIPFVKANIEYILIGIVFVSVLPIIFELTRAWLAARRGTTPAERRAAAEAEREAREYAQAEQAREQH, translated from the coding sequence ATGACGCCCGTCGCCCTTCAGGCCCTCGGCCCCGACTGGCTGGACCCGGAGTTCCTGATCTCCACGTTCGGCCTGATCGGCGTGCTGGCGATCGTGTTCGCCGAGTCCGGCCTGCTGATCGGCTTCTTCCTGCCGGGCGACTCGCTGCTGTTCACCACGGGTCTGCTGGTCGCCGACGGGCAGTACCTGCGTTACCCGCTGTGGCTGGTGTGCCTGCTGATCACCATCTCCGCGATCGCCGGTGACCAGGTCGGCTACCTGTTCGGGCGCAAGGTCGGGCCGGCGCTGTTCCGGCGCCCCAACTCGAAGCTGTTCAAGCAGGAGAACCTGCTCAAGGCGCACGACTTCTTCGAGAAGTACGGCGCCCGGTCGATCGTGCTGGCCCGGTTCGTGCCGATCGTGCGGACCTTCACCCCGATCGTGGCCGGCGTCAGCCGGATGAACTACCGCACCTTCGTGGTCTACAACGTCGTCGGTGGCATCCTCTGGGGCACCGGCGTCACCGTGCTCGGCTACTTCCTCGGCCAGATCCCGTTCGTCAAGGCCAACATCGAGTACATCCTGATCGGCATCGTCTTCGTCTCCGTGCTGCCGATCATCTTCGAGCTGACCCGGGCCTGGCTGGCGGCCCGGCGGGGCACCACCCCGGCCGAGCGCCGGGCGGCCGCCGAGGCCGAGCGGGAGGCCCGCGAGTACGCCCAGGCCGAGCAGGCCCGCGAGCAGCACTGA
- a CDS encoding menaquinone biosynthesis decarboxylase — MAAPGFPYPDLKDFLAALEAAGELRRVTVPVDPTLEISEVVTRTVRAGGPALLFERPTRGEMPVAINLFGTERRMAMALGVERLDEIGDRIGALVKPELPVGWSGIREGLGKVLQLKSVPPKKVRTAPCQQVVYRGADVDLNRLPGLQVWPGDGGIFHNYGLTHTKHPETGKRNLGLYRLQQHSANTLGMHWQIHKDSTAHHAVAERRGERLPVAVAIGCDPVVSYAASAPLPGDIDEYLFAGFLRGERVEMVDCLTVPLQVPARAQIVLEGYLEPGERLPEGPFGDHTGFYTPVEPFPVLHVECMTMQRDPVYHSIITSQPPQEDHGLGKATERIFQPLLKLLIPDIVDYDLPAAGVFHNCAIVSIRKRYPKHAQKVMNAIWGAHLMSLTKLIVIVDEDCDVHDYAEVAFRAFGNVDYSRDLLLTEGPVDHLDHSSYQQFWGGKAGVDATRKLPTEGYTRGWPEPMTMTPEIRSLVDKRWAEYGLS, encoded by the coding sequence ATGGCAGCACCCGGGTTTCCGTACCCCGATCTGAAGGATTTCCTCGCCGCGCTGGAGGCCGCCGGTGAACTCCGGCGGGTGACCGTGCCGGTCGACCCGACCCTGGAGATCAGCGAGGTGGTCACCCGGACCGTCCGCGCGGGCGGCCCGGCGCTGCTCTTCGAACGACCCACCCGGGGCGAGATGCCGGTGGCGATAAACCTGTTCGGCACCGAGCGGCGGATGGCGATGGCGCTGGGGGTGGAGCGGCTCGACGAGATCGGCGACCGGATCGGCGCGCTGGTCAAGCCGGAACTGCCGGTCGGCTGGTCCGGGATCCGCGAGGGCCTGGGCAAGGTGCTGCAGCTCAAGTCCGTACCGCCGAAGAAGGTCCGGACGGCGCCCTGCCAGCAGGTGGTCTACCGGGGCGCCGACGTCGACCTGAACCGGCTGCCCGGCCTGCAGGTCTGGCCGGGCGACGGCGGAATCTTCCACAACTACGGGCTGACCCACACCAAGCACCCGGAGACCGGCAAGCGCAACCTCGGCCTCTACCGCCTGCAGCAGCACTCGGCGAACACGCTCGGCATGCACTGGCAGATCCACAAGGACTCCACCGCGCACCACGCGGTCGCCGAGCGGCGCGGCGAACGGCTGCCGGTCGCCGTCGCCATCGGCTGCGACCCGGTGGTCAGCTACGCCGCCTCCGCGCCGCTGCCCGGCGACATCGACGAATACCTGTTCGCCGGCTTCCTGCGCGGTGAGCGGGTCGAGATGGTCGACTGCCTGACCGTGCCGCTGCAGGTCCCGGCCCGCGCCCAGATCGTCCTGGAGGGCTACCTGGAGCCCGGCGAGCGGCTGCCGGAGGGGCCGTTCGGCGACCACACCGGCTTCTACACCCCGGTCGAGCCGTTCCCGGTGCTGCACGTCGAGTGCATGACCATGCAGCGCGACCCGGTCTACCACTCGATCATCACCTCGCAGCCGCCGCAGGAGGACCACGGCCTCGGCAAGGCCACCGAGCGGATCTTCCAGCCGCTGCTCAAGCTGCTGATCCCGGACATCGTCGACTACGACCTGCCGGCCGCCGGGGTCTTCCACAACTGTGCGATCGTCTCGATCCGCAAGCGCTACCCGAAGCACGCGCAGAAGGTGATGAACGCGATCTGGGGCGCGCACCTGATGTCGCTCACCAAGCTGATCGTGATCGTCGACGAGGACTGCGACGTGCACGACTACGCCGAGGTGGCGTTCCGGGCGTTCGGCAACGTCGACTACTCCCGCGACCTGCTGCTCACCGAGGGGCCGGTCGACCACCTGGACCACTCCTCCTACCAGCAGTTCTGGGGCGGCAAGGCGGGCGTGGACGCGACCCGCAAGCTGCCCACCGAGGGCTACACCCGGGGCTGGCCGGAGCCGATGACGATGACCCCGGAGATCCGGTCGCTGGTCGACAAGCGCTGGGCGGAGTACGGCCTCTCATGA
- the mqnP gene encoding menaquinone biosynthesis prenyltransferase MqnP, giving the protein MTAVEPAPGRVKAFLRLVAIEHSVFALPFAYLSALAAMWVAGGRVRWVDLLLVTVAMVGARTFAMAANRIIDRRIDARNPRTAGRELVTGAVSVRTAWTGAVVALVVFLGAAAALNPLCLMLAPLAVIPLVLYPYAKRFTDWPHGVLAVAQAVGPVGAWLAVTGTLAGSGPAWLLGAAVGLWIGGFDLIYACQDAEVDRQIGVRSVPARHGLRFALHASTVAHVVTFALFLWFGAVIGLGWPWWIGLALTAVAFGYQHVVVTPGDLSRVNRAFFTANGFVGIALFAFALLDLVLRLNLRP; this is encoded by the coding sequence ATGACCGCCGTCGAGCCGGCACCCGGCCGGGTCAAGGCGTTCCTGCGGTTGGTCGCCATCGAACACTCGGTCTTCGCGCTGCCGTTCGCGTACCTGTCGGCGCTGGCCGCGATGTGGGTGGCCGGCGGGCGGGTGCGCTGGGTCGACCTGCTGCTGGTCACCGTCGCCATGGTCGGCGCCCGCACCTTCGCCATGGCGGCGAACCGGATCATCGACCGGCGGATCGACGCGCGCAATCCGCGTACCGCCGGGCGGGAGCTGGTGACCGGGGCGGTGAGTGTCCGGACGGCCTGGACCGGCGCGGTGGTCGCGCTTGTGGTGTTCCTCGGCGCCGCCGCCGCGCTGAATCCGCTCTGCCTGATGCTGGCCCCGCTCGCGGTGATCCCGCTGGTGCTCTACCCGTACGCGAAGCGGTTCACCGACTGGCCGCACGGGGTGCTCGCGGTGGCCCAGGCGGTCGGTCCGGTCGGCGCCTGGCTGGCGGTGACCGGCACCCTGGCCGGCTCCGGACCGGCCTGGCTGCTGGGTGCGGCGGTCGGGCTCTGGATCGGCGGCTTCGACCTGATCTACGCCTGCCAGGACGCCGAGGTCGACCGCCAGATCGGGGTACGCAGCGTGCCGGCCCGGCACGGCCTGCGGTTCGCGTTGCACGCCTCGACCGTGGCGCACGTGGTCACCTTCGCGCTGTTCCTGTGGTTCGGCGCGGTCATCGGGCTCGGCTGGCCGTGGTGGATCGGGCTGGCGCTGACCGCGGTGGCCTTCGGCTACCAGCACGTGGTGGTCACCCCGGGCGACCTCTCCCGGGTGAACCGGGCCTTCTTCACCGCGAACGGGTTCGTCGGGATCGCGCTGTTCGCCTTCGCCCTGCTCGACCTGGTGCTCCGGCTGAACCTACGCCCCTGA
- a CDS encoding terpene synthase — MSGNPSMLRLDCPIPSRISPHADAVGDWLVDWISGFDLPMDAKARRRLAQGGFARYAGRLYPDASAADLRAIAAIFTWFFLVDDACDDPTGPRPRQVRALRDGVLRLLRPGGGRAGPPDGETAFTGPLRRMLLDVWRKPRRRMPAAWQARFADAVAHHLDGVLIEVSNRAAGRQPTVSEYVTLRRATSAAYVSYTLIEFASGLPVPDPVYHHPAVQAVAATGNDLLSWFNDLISLRRDAASACGHNLVLAIAHERGLPVEEAIQVAADRWQRTMHRFVELRAEVPSFGAAIDEPLRHHLDGVANSVRGTIDWSLESGRYRTDDGPKLAVPPYPLPTAAASASGA; from the coding sequence ATGTCAGGCAACCCGTCGATGTTGCGGCTCGACTGTCCCATTCCGTCGCGGATCTCGCCGCACGCGGACGCGGTGGGCGACTGGCTGGTCGACTGGATCAGCGGATTCGACCTGCCGATGGACGCCAAGGCCCGCCGGCGACTGGCCCAGGGCGGCTTCGCCCGGTACGCCGGCCGGCTGTATCCGGACGCGTCCGCCGCCGACCTGCGGGCGATCGCCGCCATTTTCACCTGGTTCTTCCTCGTCGACGACGCCTGCGATGACCCGACCGGGCCGCGTCCACGCCAGGTCCGGGCGCTGCGGGACGGGGTGCTCCGGTTGCTGCGCCCCGGCGGCGGCCGGGCCGGACCGCCGGACGGTGAGACCGCCTTCACCGGGCCGCTGCGCCGGATGTTGCTGGATGTCTGGCGGAAGCCGCGCCGCCGGATGCCGGCGGCCTGGCAGGCCCGGTTCGCCGACGCGGTCGCCCACCATCTCGACGGCGTGCTGATCGAGGTGAGCAACCGGGCCGCCGGCCGGCAACCCACCGTCAGCGAGTACGTGACGCTGCGCCGGGCCACCTCGGCGGCCTACGTGTCGTACACGCTCATCGAGTTCGCCAGCGGGCTGCCGGTGCCGGACCCGGTCTACCATCATCCGGCCGTCCAGGCGGTCGCCGCGACCGGCAACGACCTGCTCTCCTGGTTCAACGACCTGATCTCGCTGCGGCGGGACGCGGCCAGTGCCTGCGGACACAACCTGGTGCTGGCCATCGCCCACGAGCGGGGGCTGCCGGTGGAGGAGGCCATCCAGGTGGCCGCCGACCGGTGGCAGCGGACCATGCACCGGTTCGTCGAGCTGCGGGCCGAGGTGCCGTCGTTCGGCGCGGCCATCGACGAGCCGCTGCGGCACCATCTGGACGGGGTCGCCAACTCGGTGCGCGGCACCATCGACTGGTCGTTGGAGAGCGGCCGGTACCGCACCGACGACGGGCCGAAACTGGCGGTCCCGCCGTACCCGCTCCCCACGGCGGCGGCCAGCGCGTCAGGGGCGTAG